In the genome of Bacillus thuringiensis, the window GCGAAGTGCTTCTAAAACGAGTGCAGAATCAATATGATGCTCCATTTCTACTTTTAGCTCCCTCGCTAATACAACCTTCTGTACGTTACCCTGCTTCATCTCATCTTGTACTTTTTCAATTGCTTTCATCCAGCCTTTCGGATCCACTTCTACTTTAGAAATAACAGTTAATTTCGATCCGTTTAGCGCACATTTACTCTCTCCCAAAATTTTCTCTTCTAAAGAAATCATTTCGTTATAAAGAGTTTCTGCACAATCTGTTGCTGAAACAAATGTATTCATCGTTAACCATGCTTTTTCATTTTTTACAGTTAATAAAAATGCTGGTAGTGAAAATGTCGTATCCTTAAATTCTTTCCATAGGTCCGTTTTCTCTTTTTCTGGATCAAATGAAAAACCACCAAATAAAAGCGGACCCGTTCCAAATTCATATTCATCTCTTTGGAGAAATGCATTCTCTTTTACTTTCTCCCACTCGTCACGAGCAGTTTGAAAGCGCTTATGAGAAGAATTTGCTATAGTGAAAACAGAGCCAATTCCTGCCAATATTACATGCTGAGCCGGGTCTGCAAAATAACATCTATTTTCGAATGAAATCCTCTTTCCTGCTGCATAGAACAGAAGCGGATCCACCCAGTCTATTTGTTTTACAAAACTAACCAATGTTTTTTCGTTAGTTGCACGCTTTATGGCTGCAATAAGAACTTCTTGCAAGCCTTTTTGTTTCGTTTGAATCACAATTGTCTCCCCCCTATGGGCGAAAAATAGTCATAATTACGCTTGATTTTAAGATACACCTCAAACGAAAGGCCTGTCAACGTTTAGCATTTCTGAGAAATTCACCTTCTCTTCCTAGAAAATAAACGTTGACACTAAATGATGCTTTTTCTACACTTAGTTTTGTACAATATGTGACCAAAGGAGGATTCAACATGGAAATGAACGTCAAAACGAATTCCTCTCCTACGGCGCCAAAGCCAAGTAAGCAAACAGGCTGGCGCATCTGGTGGAGTTTACTACGTCCCCATACATTAACAGCCGCTTTCGTTCCTGTTTTCATCGGAACAGCATATTCGATGCAGGTCGGAGGTATAAATCAAATACATCTTCCTCTTTTCCTTATGATGCTTCTTGCTTGTCTTCTCATTCAAGCAGCAACAAACATGTTTAATGAATACTTTGATTATAAAAGAGGACTCGATCACGAAGGTTCAGTTGGTATTGGCGGCGCTATCGTTCGCGATGGCATTCAGCCAAAAACAGTGCTTAACTTAGCATTTGGATTTTTCGGCATCGCAATACTATTAGGTGTTTATATTTGTATAAATTCTAGCTGGTGGCTTGCTGCAATCGGTCTTGTTTGTATGGCCGTTGCTTACCTTTATACAGGTGGCCCACTTCCAATTGCATATACACCATTTGGAGAATTGACAGCCGGATTATTTATGGGTGTCATTATTATTGGGATTTCATTCTTTATTCAAACTGGCACTGTAACATCAGAGGTCATTTTACTATCTATTCCAAGCTCCATTTTAATTGGTGCCATTTTACTAGCTAATAATATTCGTGACTTGGATGGCGATAAAGAAAACGGTCGTAAAACGTTAGCAATTCTCGTTGGACGGGAAAGAGCTGTTGGTGTACTTGCTTCGATGTTCATCGTTTCCTACATTTGGACAATTGCTTTAATTATCGTGGGCATCGTATCACCATGGATGCTTATCGTATTTTTAAGTGCACCGAAAGCATTTAAAGCGACAAAAGGCTTTATCGGCAAAAGCATTCCAATGGAAATGGTACCTGCGATGATTGCAACAGCAAAAACAAATACAATCTTCGGTTTCCTAATGGGAATCGGATTATTACTTGGATACTTTCTATAAAAGGAGCTGCTTATGCGGCTCCTTTTTCATATCTGAAATTCATCTCATAATTCCTACTCTCAACGCTCATACTATGTAAAGAAACTGAATTGTAGGAAGGTGGACGACTATGTTAACTCCACAACAAATAGGTCAATTTAAATCCATTTTAGAAAAACAAAAACAAGAACTGGAACAAACGATACAGACTCATGAAAATACAGATCGTGCTTCTGAACGTGATTCAGTAGGAGAACTGTCTAGCTATGACAACCATCCAGGTGATATGGCTACAGAATTATACGAACGAGAAAAGGATTTCGGACTCATCGAATTTTGGCATAAACAACTAGATGATACAAAACATGCTCTGCAAAAAATTGAAGCTGGTACGTACGGCATTTGTGAAGTATCTGGCGTGGAGATTCCATTCGAAAGATTAGAAGCAATGCCTACTGCTACAACATGCGTTCAGCACGCGACAAATAAATTAAATATGGATACGCGTCCAGTTGAAGAAGAAGTATTGTCCCCTTCTTTCCATAAGCACGATGAAGACTATTCTGTCGAGTATGACGCGGAAGATGCATGGCAAGACGTCGCAAATTACGGAACGTCTGAAACACCGTCTGATTTAGAAAGACAAGATTCAAAAAACTATAATGGCATGTATATAAATAGCGAGGAAAATGTGGGATACGTAGAGGATTTCGAAAACTTCATCGGCACGGATATGTACGGGAAAAATCCACAAGTTTTCGCCACAGAGGAACATGAAGAATATGAACAAATGCTTGATGACTTTGAAGAGCGTACCTTTAAGGGCGAATTATCTTCAAATGAATCTAGTTCCAAAGAATAAAAAAAAGCATTCCGAAAATCGGAATGCTTTTTATCGCTAGCTAATTAGTTTTTTGTAACGTTAGCTGCTTGTGGTCCGCGGTTTCCTTCAACGATTTCGAAAGAAACTTCTTGACCTTCTTCTAAAGTTTTGAAGCCGTCGCCTTGGATAGCTGAGAAATGTACGAATACGTCTTCTCCGCCTTCAACTTCGATGAAGCCAAAACCTTTTTCGCCGTTAAACCATTTAACTTTACCTGTTTGCATGTCATGTACCTCCTAAATAAAAATGAAACTATGAATCCACATGAAAAGGTGGATATAAAGGACATGAATGTATAACAAGCTTACAGCCTTTAATACAACGTGCTTTATTTCCGTACCACATTATGTAGCTCAATAGTGCTTTCACTATATCATGCTATATCGAAAACGTCAAATGAGAACACTTTCATTACATCATTTTTTATAATCCTAGTATAACCTTAAATTTTCATTCTATTTTTATTCAAAAATTAACAAAAATACAGTACTCTAATTCTTTTAACTTCTGTACAATATAATTACTACATATTTATGAGGTGAAAAAATGCAAGCACATGAAATCGAGTATAAGTTATATGGCGATGATATGCAGTTTGTTGAAATTGAATTAGATCCAAAAGAAAGCGTTGTCGCAGAAGCTGGCGCAATGATGATGATGGAAGATTACATTGAAATGGAAACAATCTTTGGTGACGGTTCTGGCCCATCTAACGGTTTATTCGGCAAATTAATGGGCGCTGGTAAACGTCTCGTTACAGGCGAAAGTATGTTTATGACTGTATTTACAAATACAGGTCACGGCAAACGCCACGTCTCATTTGCTGCTCCTTATCCTGGTAAAATTATTCCTGTAGATTTAACAGAATATCAAGGAAAAATAGTTTGTCAAAAAGATGCCTTTCTTTGTGCCGCAAAAGGGGTTTCTATCGGAATTGAATTTACGAAAAAAATAGGAACTGGTTTCTTCGGCGGTGAAGGTTTTATCATGCAGAAACTTGAAGGTGACGGCCTTGCTTTCATGCACGCAGGCGGAACTGTATATAAACGTGAATTAAAACCTGGTGAGAAACTTCGCATTGATACAGGTTGTCTCGTTGCCATGACAAAAGATATTAACTATGATATCGAGTTCGTTGGAAAAGTAAAAACAGCTCTATTTGGCGGTGAGGGTTTATTCTTCGCAACATTAGAAGGTCCTGGAACAGTTTGGATTCAGTCCTTAACACTTAGCCGATTAGCAGCACGCCTTACAAGCCCAGCAGCGCAAAGTACTGGTGAAGGTAGTGTATTAGGTGGACTTGGTCGTTTATTGGATGGGAAAGAGTAAAAAGGGCCCTTATGCGGGCATAGCCATCGACTAATAAAATACTACAATTAAAACACCCTTGCTTGCAGTAATGAAGTGAAAGGGTGTTTTAATTTACGTCTACAAACGAGAAAAAGCAGATGAAATAAAGTAATAAGGTTTACTTCAGTAAAATAAGGTATATTATATTTGTTGAATAGATTCTCTTTAAAGACAAGAAAAGTAGGTGAACAAAGTGGGAAAATATCAATTGGATTCCAAAAGTCAGGTAGCTGTGGCAAAGTTTCATGAAAAACAGAAGCCTGCCAAATTTGATAAAAAGCAGCAACTTGAACAATTGCGTGCGGAGTATTTGAAAAAAAAGCAAAAACAAACAGATAAATAATACGTTTCGTTTCCCGAAATTTTCGGTATATAATGCGAACAAACAAAAGAAAATAGGTAATTCATCGTTCAAATATATACAGGCTATTTTTTCAAACCTCTTACTTATGTAACTAACGCATGCGTTAGTTCATTAAGAATAACTAAAAAAGTCGATTCCTTAAGATGGAAAAGAGTAAACAGTGCCCTTATCAGGCACTGTTTTATTTTGACATTATTCGTCGATAAGTCTATATAATTTCCTCCACTGATTTAGATAAGCAATACAAGCTACTTCCCTCCTCCAAAAGCATGAATCAAGTTCCTCACTGCATATATTAAACTATACCTTTTCTTAAGGAGGGCTTCCTTAATGCGTACTCCTTTATCCTTTGATAAAGACACTGCCATACTGTTAGCTTCTTGTTGTGAGTTAACGTATGAACAATATAAACAAAATGGTATTTTCGAAATACCAGATGGTTTTCAATATGTACAAGGTTTTCAAGGAAAGGCCATTCAAACAACAGAATGGTTCGGGTTTATATTAGAATCTGAGGATACAATTATCGTTGCCTTTAGGGGCACTCAAACAGACCCAGATTGGATTATTGACTCTCTCGTCAATCAAAAACCTTATCCTTATGCTTTAAATGGCGGAAATGTCCATCACGGATTTCTCTCTATTTATGAGTCTTGCCGTGATTCTATTATGGATATGCTCGTATCATTGCCAGCACATAAAAAACTGCTAGCTACTGGGCATAGTCTAGGTGGCGCGCTTGCCACATTACACATATTAGATGCGCGTATAAATACTGCCTTCGCGCAATATGGACTTTATACATTTGCTTCTCCAAAAGTAGGAGATATCGCTTTTCGAAATTATTATAAACTACAAGTAGCTAGTAGTTTTCGTTTCGTCAACTTGTTCGATGTCGTTCCACTTCTCCCTCCCCGAAACATAAATTTCAATGATCATGATTGGGAGTATGCACACGTTCATCACAATATGACATTTACAAAAAACACAAAATCCATTACAAATAATCATTCCATTACAACATACAAAACATGTCTGACTTCTCATTTTTAACCAGTAAACAATTGGAAATAAAATATTCGTATACTATAATACTCTATGAAGTTATTTTTGGATGAGGGGACCTTACATGTTAAAATTTATCTTCACACTTTTTCTTATTGTAATTTTTACGGTCACAGGTTTCTTTACATTTTCATACTTTGCGACAGGAGAGTATGATGGGGCAGGTATCATATATACCACTGTTCCATTTCTTTCTTAAGCAAAATAAATAAAACGAGCTTAATTTTATTAAGCCCGTTTTATTTATTAATATCCATTTTTGTTGGTAAATCGATAATATATCTCCCAATATAGCAACTTCTTTAAAACTGTTTAACTGCATTACCAATACCCCAAATTTCATTGCTGTACTGCAAAATCGTTCGATCACTCGCAAAATGACCAGACTGTGCAATATTTAAAATCGACATTTCTAGCCACTTTGTTCGGTTCTCATAAGCTCTACCGACAGCTTCTTGTCTTTCAGCATATGGGCCAAAATCTCGCAGAACGAAATATTCATCATTTTGAATAACAAGAGAATCGTAAATCGCTTCAAATTCAGCTCCCGATTGTGCAAAGAAACCATTTGTTAATTGATCAACTACTTTTTTAATGTGCCTATTGTGGTGATAATAATCACTTGCACGATATCCACCATTTTGATAGTAATGAAGAACCTCTTCCGCTGTTAAGCCGAAAATGA includes:
- a CDS encoding lipase family protein, producing MRTPLSFDKDTAILLASCCELTYEQYKQNGIFEIPDGFQYVQGFQGKAIQTTEWFGFILESEDTIIVAFRGTQTDPDWIIDSLVNQKPYPYALNGGNVHHGFLSIYESCRDSIMDMLVSLPAHKKLLATGHSLGGALATLHILDARINTAFAQYGLYTFASPKVGDIAFRNYYKLQVASSFRFVNLFDVVPLLPPRNINFNDHDWEYAHVHHNMTFTKNTKSITNNHSITTYKTCLTSHF
- a CDS encoding yteA family sporulation protein, whose product is MLTPQQIGQFKSILEKQKQELEQTIQTHENTDRASERDSVGELSSYDNHPGDMATELYEREKDFGLIEFWHKQLDDTKHALQKIEAGTYGICEVSGVEIPFERLEAMPTATTCVQHATNKLNMDTRPVEEEVLSPSFHKHDEDYSVEYDAEDAWQDVANYGTSETPSDLERQDSKNYNGMYINSEENVGYVEDFENFIGTDMYGKNPQVFATEEHEEYEQMLDDFEERTFKGELSSNESSSKE
- the cspD gene encoding cold-shock protein CspD; protein product: MQTGKVKWFNGEKGFGFIEVEGGEDVFVHFSAIQGDGFKTLEEGQEVSFEIVEGNRGPQAANVTKN
- a CDS encoding TIGR00266 family protein yields the protein MQAHEIEYKLYGDDMQFVEIELDPKESVVAEAGAMMMMEDYIEMETIFGDGSGPSNGLFGKLMGAGKRLVTGESMFMTVFTNTGHGKRHVSFAAPYPGKIIPVDLTEYQGKIVCQKDAFLCAAKGVSIGIEFTKKIGTGFFGGEGFIMQKLEGDGLAFMHAGGTVYKRELKPGEKLRIDTGCLVAMTKDINYDIEFVGKVKTALFGGEGLFFATLEGPGTVWIQSLTLSRLAARLTSPAAQSTGEGSVLGGLGRLLDGKE
- a CDS encoding isochorismate synthase MenF, with the translated sequence MIQTKQKGLQEVLIAAIKRATNEKTLVSFVKQIDWVDPLLFYAAGKRISFENRCYFADPAQHVILAGIGSVFTIANSSHKRFQTARDEWEKVKENAFLQRDEYEFGTGPLLFGGFSFDPEKEKTDLWKEFKDTTFSLPAFLLTVKNEKAWLTMNTFVSATDCAETLYNEMISLEEKILGESKCALNGSKLTVISKVEVDPKGWMKAIEKVQDEMKQGNVQKVVLARELKVEMEHHIDSALVLEALRIGQPDCYVFSFDYKGACFLGATPERLIRKEDEKFTSMCLAGSTGHGHSIEDSERNSNELLHDEKNLAEHGYVVNMIRSVLNEHCEYVNIPESPGLLTTKNLIHLYTPVEAKGDASLLTMVEELHPTPALGGTPRLAAMKLIRDVELLDRGLYGAPIGWIDDEGNGEFAVALRCGLLNGEKASLFAGCGIVIDSIPQLEYEETSLKFRPMLGALEELMK
- a CDS encoding 1,4-dihydroxy-2-naphthoate polyprenyltransferase, producing the protein MEMNVKTNSSPTAPKPSKQTGWRIWWSLLRPHTLTAAFVPVFIGTAYSMQVGGINQIHLPLFLMMLLACLLIQAATNMFNEYFDYKRGLDHEGSVGIGGAIVRDGIQPKTVLNLAFGFFGIAILLGVYICINSSWWLAAIGLVCMAVAYLYTGGPLPIAYTPFGELTAGLFMGVIIIGISFFIQTGTVTSEVILLSIPSSILIGAILLANNIRDLDGDKENGRKTLAILVGRERAVGVLASMFIVSYIWTIALIIVGIVSPWMLIVFLSAPKAFKATKGFIGKSIPMEMVPAMIATAKTNTIFGFLMGIGLLLGYFL